The following proteins are encoded in a genomic region of Arvicanthis niloticus isolate mArvNil1 chromosome 21, mArvNil1.pat.X, whole genome shotgun sequence:
- the Copb2 gene encoding coatomer subunit beta', which produces MPLRLDIKRKLTARSDRVKSVDLHPTEPWMLASLYNGSVCVWNHETQTLVKTFEVCDLPVRAAKFVARKNWVVTGADDMQIRVFNYNTLERVHMFEAHSDYIRCIAVHPTQPFILTSSDDMLIKLWDWDKKWSCSQVFEGHTHYVMQIVINPKDNNQFASASLDRTIKVWQLGSSSPNFTLEGHEKGVNCIDYYSGGDKPYLISGADDRLVKIWDYQNKTCVQTLEGHAQNVSCASFHPELPIIITGSEDGTVRIWHSSTYRLESTLNYGMERVWCVASLRGSNNVALGYDEGSIIVKLGREEPAMSMDANGKIIWAKHSEVQQANLKAMGDTEIKDGERLPLAVKDMGSCEIYPQTIQHNPNGRFVVVCGDGEYIIYTAMALRNKSFGSAQEFAWAHDSSEYAIRESNSVVKIFKNFKEKKSFKPDFGAESIYGGFLLGVRSVNGLAFYDWENTELIRRIEIQPKHIFWSDSGELVCIATEESFFILKYLSEKVLAAQETHEGVTEDGIEDAFEVLGEIQEIVKTGLWVGDCFIYTSSVNRLNYYVGGEIVTIAHLDRTMYLLGYIPKDNRLYLGDKELNIVSYSLLVSVLEYQTAVMRRDFSMADKVLPTIPKEQRTRVAHFLEKQGFKQQALTVSTDPEHRFELALQLGELKIAYQLAVEAESEQKWKQLAELAISKCQFSLAQECLHHAQDYGGLLLLATASGNASMVNKLAEGAERDGKNNVAFMSYFLQGKLDACLELLIRTGRLPEAAFLARTYLPSQVSRVVKLWRENLSKVNQKAAESLADPTEYENLFPGLKEAFVVEEWVKETHADLWPAKQYPLVTPNEERNVMEEAKGFQPSRPAAQQGPDGKPASSPVIMASQTTHKEEKSLLELEVDLDNLELEDIDTTDINLDEDILDD; this is translated from the exons ATG CCTCTTCGACTTGATATCAAGAGAAAGCTAACTGCTAGGTCTGATCGAGTGAAGAGTGTGGATTTGCATCCGACAGAGCCATGGATGTTGGCTAGTCTTTACaatggcagtgtgtgtgtttggaatcATGAAACTCag ACACTGGTGAAGACGTTTGAAGTATGTGATCTTCCTGTTCGAGCTGCAAAGTTTGTTGCAAGGAAGAACTGGGTGGTGACAGGAGCA GATGATATGCAGATCAGAGTGTTCAATTACAACACCCTGGAGAGGGTGCATATGTTTGAAGCACACTCGGATTACATTCGTTGTATTGCCGTTCATCCCACCCAGCCGTTCATTCTCACAAGCAGTG ATGACATGCTTATTAAGCTCTGGGACTGGGATAAGAAATGGTCTTGTTCACAAGTGTTTGAAGGACACACCCATTACGTTATGCAGATTGTGATAAACCCCAAAGATAACAATCAGTTTGCCAGTGCGTCTCTTGACAGGACCATCAAG GTGTGGCAACTGGGCTCTTCATCACCAAACTTCACTCTGGAGGGACATGAAAAAGGCGTGAATTGCATTGATTACTACAGTGGTGGTGACAAGCCATACCTCATTTCAGGTGCAGATGACAGGCTCGTTAAAATATGGGATTATCAG AATAAAACTTGTGTGCAGACCCTGGAGGGGCATGCCCAGAATGTGTCATGTGCAAGCTTCCATCCTGAGCTGCCCATCATCATCACAGGGTCAGAAGATG GAACGGTGCGCATCTGGCATTCTAGCACCTACCGGCTTGAGAGCACACTGAATTACGGAATGGAGAGGGTGTGGTGTGTGGCCAGTCTGAGAGGGTCCAACAATGTCGCTCTGGGCTATGATGAAGGCAGCATCATTGTTAAG CTTGGTCGGGAAGAACCTGCCATGTCCATGGATGCCAATGGAAAGATAATCTGGGCCAAGCATTCAGAAGTTCAGCAGGCCAACCTGAAAGCAATGGGCGACACTGAAATTAAAGATGGAGAAAGATTGCCACTGGCAGTAAAGGATATGGGCAGTTGTGAAATATATCCACAGACCATTCAGCACAATCCTAATGGACG GTTTGTTGTGGTGTGTGGTGATGGAGAGTATATCATCTACACAGCTATGGCGCTGAGGAACAAGAGCTTTGGGTCTGCCCAGGAGTTTGCATGGGCCCACGATTCTTCAGA GTATGCAATAAGAGAAAGCAACAGTGTTGTAAAGATATTTAAgaactttaaggaaaaaaaatcatttaaacccGATTTTGGAGCTGAAA GTATCTATGGGGGCTTCTTGCTGGGAGTCAGGTCTGTAAATGGCTTAGCCTTCTATGACTGGGAGAATACTGAACTCATCCGCAGAATTGAAATTCAGCCCAAGCAC ATCTTCTGGTCTGACTCTGGAGAGCTGGTCTGTATCGCCACTGAGGAGTCATTTTTTATCCTTAAATATCTGTCAGAAAAAGTGTTGGCTGCACAGGAAACACACGAGGGAGTTACTGAAGATGGCATTGAAGACGCCTTTGAG gtTCTTGGTGAAATTCAGGAAATTGTGAAAACTGGGTTGTGGGTAGGTGACTGCTTCATTTACACAAGTTCTGTGAACAGATTAAACTATTACGTGGGAGGAGAGATAGTCACCATTGCTCACTTGGACAG GACAATGTACCTTCTGGGCTATATTCCAAAAGACAATCGGCTTTATCTGGGGGATAAGGAATTGAACATTGTTAGCTACTCCCTGTTGGTTTCAGTCCTGGAATACCAGACTGCTGTCATGCGGAGGGATTTCAGCATGGCGGATAAGGTCCTCCCTACCATCCCCAAAgaacagaggaccagagttgcaCACTTTTTGGAAAAACAG gGCTTCAAGCAGCAAGCACTTACAGTATCCACAGATCCTGAACATCGTTTTGAGCTTGCTCTTCAACTTGGAGAGTTGAAAATTGCTTACCAGTTAGCAGTGGAAGCAGAG TCGGAACAGAAGTGGAAACAACTTGCTGAACTGGCCATTAGTAAATGTCAGTTCAGCCTAGCCCAGGAGTGTCTGCACCACGCCCAGGATTACGGTGGTCTGCTGCTCTTGGCCACTGCCTCTGGAAATGCTAGTATGGTGAACAAGCTGGCAGAAGGTGCGGAGAGAGACGGCAAAAATAACGTGGCATTCATGAGCTATTTTTTACAGGGCAA GCTTGATGCTTGCCTGGAGCTCTTGATCAGAACAGGAAGACTCCCAGAAGCTGCCTTCCTAGCCCGAACTTACTTACCCAGTCAGGTCTCAAG GGTAGTGAAGCTGTGGAGGGAGAATCTTTCAAAAGTCAACCAGAAAGCAGCAGAATCCCTTGCTGACCCCACAGAGTATGAAAACCTATTCCCTGGATTAAAAGAAGCCTTTGTTGTTGAAGAATGGGTGAAGGAGACACATGCGGATTTGTGGCCAGCCAAGCAGTACCCTCTTGTCACG CCAAATGAAGAGAGAAATGTTATGGAAGAGGCGAAAGGCTTTCAGCCCTCAAGACCCGCAGCTCAGCAG GGACCTGATGGGAAACCTGCTTCTAGCCCAGTTATCATGGCCTCCCAAACGacccacaaagaagaaaag AGTTTACTAGAACTAGAAGTGGATTTGGATAACTTGGAATTAGAGGATATTGATACAACAGACATTAATCTGGATGAAGACATTCTGGATGACTAA
- the Mrps22 gene encoding small ribosomal subunit protein mS22: protein MAAVRTPLSLWRFQLASRRARRVCTRTAAQRHPDALLATRPQPFEVGQPRRPLSSEAESGSSEVRKPTFMDEEVQSILTKMTGLDLQKTFRPAIQPLKPPTYKLMTQAQLEEATRLAVEAAKVRLKMPPVLEERKPINDVLAEDKILEGTETNKYVFTDISYNIPHRERFIVVREPSGTLRKASWEERDRVIQIYFPKEGRRVLPPVIFTDENLKTMYSQDRHADVLNLCVAQFEPDSTEYIKVHHQTYEDIDRHGKYELLRSTRHFGGMAWYFVNKKKIDGLLIDQIQRDLVDDATSLVQLYHMLHPDGQSAQEAKEQAAEGVNLIKVFAKTEAQKGAYIELALQTYQEIAVSHSAAS from the exons ATGGCTGCCGTGAGAACTCCGTTGTCACTGTGGAGGTTCCAGTTGGCCTCTCGGCGAGCACGGCGGGTCTGTACTCGGACCGCAGCCCAGCGCCATCCCGATGCTCTGCTTGCGACTCGACCCCAGCCCTTCGAGGTGGGGCAGCCCCGCCGCCCGCTCAGCTCCGAGGCCG AATCTGGTAGCTCAGAAGTCAGGAAACCTACTTTTATGGATGAGGAGGTCCAGAGTATCCTCACCAAGATGACAGGCCTGGACTTGCAGAAGACTTTCAGGCCTGCTATACAACCACTGAAGCCACCGACCTACAAGTTAATGACCCAGGCACAGTTGGAAGAG gctACGAGACTGGCAGTTGAGGCAGCTAAAGTACGATTAAAGATGCCGCCAGTTCTGGAAGAACGAAAGCCAATAAATGACGTATTAGCTGAGGATAAGATCTTGGAaggaacagaaacaaacaaatatgtgTTTACTGATATATCTTATAACATACCACATCGG GAACGTTTTATTGTTGTTAGAGAACCAAGTGGCACACTACGCAAAGCTTCATGGGAAGAACGGGACAGAGTGATACAAATTTATTTCCCGAAAGAAGGTCGTAGAGTTTTGCCACCAGTAATTTTCACAGATGAAAACCTTAAG ACCATGTACAGCCAAGACCGGCATGCTGATGTCCTCAATCTCTGTGTTGCCCAGTTTGAGCCAGATTCCACTGAGTATATCAAG GTTCATCATCAGACCTATGAAGATATAGACAGACATGGAAAATATGAGCTTTTACGTTCAACAAGACACTTTGGTGGAATGGCTTggtattttgtaaataaaaaaaagattgatgGTTTGCTCATCGATCAGATCCAGAGAGATTT GGTTGATGATGCCACAAGCCTGGTCCAGCTGTACCATATGCTTCATCCAGACGGCCAGTCAGCTCAAGAGGCCAAAGAGCAGGCTGCCGAGGGAGTCAATTTAATTAAG gTCTTTGCAAAAACAGAAGCACAGAAAGGAGCATATATAGAATTGGCACTTCAAACTTATCAAGAAATAGCCGTCAGCCATTCTGCAGCATCCTGA